Part of the Anticarsia gemmatalis isolate Benzon Research Colony breed Stoneville strain chromosome 14, ilAntGemm2 primary, whole genome shotgun sequence genome, TGCAAATACCAACTcacaatgataattattttttgcaaaacacAGTTGTGAATCAATCTAATGCCTATTCTTGTGAAGACTCCACAACTGAAACTGAGAAAAATCAACTGACAGTGCCATTTGCAAATTCACGTTACAGTTTAGTTAGACAAAGTACAAGTCAAGTAACACGTCAGGTTCCACAAGAAGCAGTGATTGGTCAAGTTAAAAACACCAttcaaattaacaaatataaatctataccACTAAAAGACATCAAAAAGAATCTCGATAatgtaaaaaagttaaataagtatCCTTCAATAGATAGTGCCAGATCTAATAATCGagtaacaagtaataaaatatgtgtgaGTTCTTCAACCTTTAGTCGCAGCAGATTGATATATCGTAACAGTGGCGCTAAAGTTGCTGtcgataaaagtaaaataagatCAAGTATTGATTCGCCTGGAAAGCCTGTGCTCAATCAACTGAGAGGAAAAATTAAaggaaattttaagaaaaacaacatACCATGTCCATTGTTCCGAAAATTTGGAAGATGTTTGAGAAAAAGTCGTGGAAAATGCGAGTTTCTGCATGATAAAAAACATGTATCCATTTGTCGAAAATTTTTAAAAGGACTTTGTCATGATAAAGATTGTTTGCTTTCACACGATTTAACTACAAAGAAGATGCCtacttgttacttttatttacaagGAAATTGCACAAAATCCGACTGCCCTTACTTGCATGTAAAATTAAGCGAAACGGTTAAAATCTGTCCAGATTTTCTTAAAGGATATTGCGAGAAAGGCAGCAAATGTTCACAACGACACGTTATGCAAAATGAAGAGAGGAAAGGGACTTTAAAACGATCGTCCTTAACATCGAAAAGAAATTACAATAAAGTTCAAAACAAAACTGTAATTTGTGGCGAtcataaagaaaaagaaaagaatacaAGTTCTGCGCCTACGGATAATAATGATAAGTCTGATCATAGATATTATCAAGAAAATGCAAATGACTTGAATGAAACTGAAACCTGTGACATCATTAAACCCACGAGGTGTAAGTTAGGTACATTGCCATCGTTTAtccaactataatatatttttttaagtaatacttgccttttttatttttctaagccAACCATAATGATTATGAAAAACCTCACCCCAATAATGTTGTCGGTACCATTACAGGAGCCCATAAGAGAGACCGGTACATGCCACCTGGGCAGCTGTAAAGCCAGCGTTAACTTACATGCGTAATctagattttataatatagatGCTTCAATGCCAGTTATCGCCTTACTTAAATCAAACAATGTTTACGAATtgcgaaatatttatatttactacaaatacatataaaaccaattaaaattaagatgtTATGTACATGTAACGAAAAGTAgtattaacacaataaaattacattatgttTCAAGAGGGCATTCTTGTGTAAGTTGACAACAGTTgttcaatacaataaataatctttGATATTCTTAGGTGGGTATTTATAAAACGTCGCCCATTGTATGGGACTTCCCGCCAAATTGAAGATGTTGCATAGGTATATTTTCCTCTGCTCCTTGGACAAAcatcaaacataaaaaaatgtaacctaatattataataatgtcgtggtatattttagtaaatctcacaaaattatcttatcatttaaatttaataaggtTAAATGGTTTTTGCACTTTTAACATcattacataaaaaatctaattaaagcTTTCCATCTACATACCTTTTGAAACCTGTAATGTTGTTTAATTCTTGAACCACCTGGGTACTTTACTGCCCTTTGAAGTTGACGGTTTGTCAGATTTTTGTGAAGTATTTGTGTCTTCTTGTTTTCTTCTGCTGGGAGCCCtgttaaatatgattttattttatgaatagtCTTTCTTATGTCTAAGTGTCTTATTCTCAATCATAGGATgcttatgttttgttaaattgtacAAGAGTATATTgttatcttttttaaaacaatttaaatttaataaaaataatgcaactaagcagagcttgtactatggtaccCAGATAACGAACATAAATACAAGGTAAATAATGATGCATCTAAACTCGTGCTCATCACGGAAATAATCATCCTAAATAGTATCCGAAACCACAACACGCAATGGCGATCATCAAGGCGAGGTAATCAAATTTACGCCAAACTCAGTCAAATGTGCAcacgaaaagaaaaaaaatgtttaggtacctatatttagAAGCTAATATGCTGGCAGCATCTGGTGCAGTTTTCTTTGCATAAATCTCTTGTTTAAGATATGGTTCTCTAGTTTTGTCCTCTTGTAACCATTTGAAGTGCATATGAACACATGGCACAAATCTTGCCTCAAGTAAAGTCATTTTAGGTTCCAAAGTTTCTTTTAGAGGTGTGGTAACTGTAACATTAAAGTAACACGTACATTAACGATAATTCTAAATATCATTATCACTATCCtacaaatatcataaatacGAAAATTTGTTGTGATATTAATTGTTGCAGAAtcagttaatatattataaaacaaaaaaactgggTACTGGATGAATTTGCTTGAGATCTTTACCAGTCGACAGAGTAGTTCCttaggtaggtataatttattaagattgCCTGAAGTAAGATGATTATTGATGAAGATATcgaatttttactattttaaaatcaaacagCATTATAGTATTGCTTTTTAGTCAGAAGAATCATAAGAAGGTTTTGAGGCAGAACATCTGCTAGATCCCCTagcatattaataatatagttatgtaAGCCATACAATAAGATGAGTGCATAAATACTTATGCATCATCATTACTTACATATATGAAAGTCTTTATTTGGTGTCTGCAAATGCtcctttataaaatttgtaacatcTTCAATGGTGTTGGTTGGTGCAAAAATTCCTTGAAGTATAATATGATCAGGAAACTGAACCCTTACAACAACATTCTTGTATTGATTCAACTTCTTTTCTAGTACCTATAAACacatagtaaatattaaatacacatacaaacacattTACCAGATTAATCAAAGGTAAATGCAGAACAACTGAAGgcttattataatatcatatttacttaCATCCTTATTTTTATCTTCTCTTTGTGTAGAAGTGGACAGTGGAGTATTTTCTAAGCTTATTCTATTCTGTTGTAAGTCATGGTACAACCGTCGCACTTCCTCAATTGATAATTCATAGAAGTCATCGGGAAGATCTTCAAATACTTCTTCACTACTATCTGGCTGCATAAAAGCTATGGCTTTTTGACTTCCaagctaaaataaatacatgtaattttaatattggtcATATAATATTAAGAGAATTCCACAACATTAACACCAAATAGAATTATTGATACTCAAGGCTAACATCATTGTAGTGAATAAATTCTTCttagttttcatttaaaaaaaaaatgaattcttACAAAAGTAACTTCTTCCTCAATTTTGAGCCTTCTTTCTAAATTTTCCTGTGTTGGTGCTGTTACTGAAGTAGTGCTACTATCACAGTCTAATTCCATTGCTTcttgaataactttttgttcTGGCTCTTGTGATGAGCTTTCACCTTGTTCCATGGGTTTCTCCTCTATTGCCTTGTTCATTTGGCGTGCATCTTCTTTGAACTTTGATAGAATATCAGGTTGGTGAGGTTTGTCATGCTTGGTATGACTGTCTCCTGTTGTTGCCCCTGATATTGATGGTTGTTCAGGTCTTGGCTCCTCCATTGCCATATCAGTTTTTGTGTCTGCAACCTTTGTCTCAGTAACTGATTTTCTATAAACAGTTGATACATTTGCCTGTctagaaaaaaacattgtctgttaaatattttccttgttattatataaagtataaCAAAAGTAGAATATTGACTACCTTGCTTCTTCTTGTTTGTTAAGCAATCTTAAAATTGCTCTACCTTTTATTAATCCTAATTGCCTTAAGGTTTTATCTCTAAGTGCTGTCTCACCAACAACTTCTTGGCGCATATATAAAATCATAGGCTGTTGGATTGAACCTATTTCTAGAGGAGCCAATGATATCACAAGGTCATATAAAGTTGTAGTCGGAGGAAATTCTGCTGTGCGTCTTTCAccttaaatgaaaaatatgttttaaaactctATTCCTGACTATAGTGTTAAAcatcaattattataatcatgaagtaaaattaattatgacgtgaaacttcatttttaaaacagaaCTATATCTTATTTTAAAGAACAGCTTTCATTGAAAATTGTGATCAATGAGTTCAAGAATTAGTTCTaatgattttcaatattattatcattatactACATATTGAAATAAGGTGTccataatatagttattttaatttaccatCTTCAAGCTGCAAACCAATAGTAACATTtgattcttttctttttttctctGCCTCTACCATTTCCAACATAGCCTTATTTGGAAGATTGGAAAATCGAATAGTAGTTGTAAGGTCCAGAATATGATTATGATGTTTTAAGTCATAGTCGGAGGCCTGAAAACCTTGTTTATGACATACATCTTCTAAAACCTGAAATTTTATGATATACACATCAATGAAATAAGATTTCATATTTAGTCCAAGAAAAAACCTTTATATTCTTgttatgtaattgtttttttatagaaaatttattaatttaactgcagaaaaactaacttatatttatatgttcaggaattatacataaataaatacatagtgaCCATTTTATGATATTACCTGCAAAAAGCTTGTATCAGGGGTACATTGTATCTTTTGCCTTCTTCCGTTCGGTGTTAATACGATTATGTCTTTAGAcatgattttgttattatatttttaacgtaataATTCTGTAAACTAACTCGCTACTTCGCAATTTACACGAATCATCAGCCAGATACCGGCACTGTACTTACGTCAAAATCAAATGTCACATGTCATCGAtgtcaaaatattgtatttgcgTTCCAAAGACAATTCATACCATACCGTACCAAAGAGAAATATATGCCTATTGTTGCTGGCATACTTAATCCTTTTACAGCATGTAACTTGTAGGTAAGACGTGACGATCAAGGGGTTTTGCTAACAAATAGTCGAATAAGCTAATAGTAGAATGCAATTTTACTTGTCATATCTTTATAGTATCCACAATATACagagggaatcgaacccacaatccCCACGCATAGTGCTTTGCAGTAGTTTTCTCAACCGCTGCGCCATCGACATTGTCAGTACAAATAAATGAGATGAGACTGATAAACAGATAATTCCATAAGacaattagtttattatttgcttatgAAATAGTTGCTCTACTGAATGATGTCCATGTCACATCGTCACTGTGGTTAAGGTTCTCTTAAGTCCATGCAGCAATTCTCACACGTAACAAATATTAGACGTGCCTGTTCTTAATAATTATGTCCGTAAAATTCCTCGCGATATAAGACAAGTTCTTAGAGTAGGAGTTGTAATATtaaccacaaataataaaaagcttgatattgtccaaaaaatatattttattgtagtagACAACACGAGGGCGCGCGCCCGGCACCCAGCCCGCACCGCGCGCGCGTCCCACAACAACGCTTCGCTATCTACGTCCAGCTCTCTGTTTTAATAATTggaatagtttatttaataattacaacgTTTTTTTATCTGTCCGTATTTTAACATTAGGTATAACTAACTTCGTCTTGTATAACTTGGTGTAAGAACAGCCTTCAGGAATTGAAATAGGGTGGCGCAATACACGCCTCACAGCACTGTTTCCATTTCTACTCGTGTCCGCTccctaaaacaataaaaatatacttattttaaaataagcggACAGAAAACGTCCATATCGCACTACAACCCCGCGACACGCCCGCTTTAGATCGCACTCGGGGTGAGTTCTAAACGGCGTGTGCGGTTTCAGGCGGGCGGGAAGGCATTACCTAGCGCGTAAGTCCCCGCAAGAGAGCGGACGGTCGAGGTCGGGCAGCAGGTCGGCGGGCGGGCGCAGCGTGCGCACGTGCGTGGCGTCGTGCGGCCGCCCGCCCGCCAGCAGCGCGCCGGCCGAGGCcaggcggcgcggcggcgcgcccAGACCgtgcgccgccagcgccgccgccaGCTGCCGAGCGCGCGCCACCGCCGCGTCGCGCTCGTGCCGCGCTCGCCACACCTGCACACAAACAATGTTCCGATGCTTATTACACTCCTGctgcaattttataattactgaTAAACGATGATACATAATATTCTGCTCGACacctttaaaaaagaaaatagaatttGTAGACCTAAAGCTGATTATTACGCCGACATTTGTCGGTGATGGGTCCATCGACAGTATGCGGCATGCGCCTAATATTGGATCCGAATGATGACCTGGCTCTTGCTCACGATCTGTTGGCCTGGCTACACATTTCTTTCCATAAGTCGGCATTTACTTACATAGGATAAACACTTTACTGGATTGTGTGAAGAGATCACGACTGTGCATTACctgtgcagcgcagacggcagaGCGACAATGACTCCGACCTCCGTAGCCCCGCGCCGCAGCCTCCACTACGGCCCCGTGGAACGTTAAAGATTGTCCTGTTAAAAGAAACACAATGTTGATATTTACCATTGTACTCTTCGATCTGAATAggaataagtataaatatttggtAATCCATACCCATAGATAGAGACACGAGGGCACAACAGGAGCCCGCACTAGAGGCAGCGAGATGTGACCGGAGGTATCGGAAGTATACGTGCTCGAGCAGCAATAGAAGTGCCGCGAGCAAAATGCCAGCCATCAATAGTAGAAATGCTGACAAGAATTGTTCCAAAGCCAGGGGGTCAGATGACTTGTGTTCTTGTTTATTAGGCTTACATGTACCCGTCATCCAGTATCTACGAATTCAACATTGAAATTAGGTACTTAGCGCTTCCTCTAAATTTGCCATTACACCAAGATTGATTGGTGCAATTAGCAAGGGACCTCAAATGTTCGCACCGGCTAGGTTCAAAAAGCTTATAATGCCACACATCAGCCGGGAGGACATTATCATCATTATTCagttattaaaatagattttgtagGCAGGAATTCTGGCAAACATCCCAGAGAAACCTACCTACATACTGCTGCTACaaatttgttacaatttcagGTTGTTGAGGGCGTAGGAAAAACAATCGAATATCGGTTTTTAATCTCATACGTACCTCCGTAATCTTTCAAGATCACCATTAGCTCTTAAATCGAGTAATcttttattaaacatactgACATATTTAGAATTACGTGTAAATGCTAGTCCGTACCCGGACATTGCATACCAAGACCCTACAGTTAAAAGTCTGCAGTCTTCGTCCTGAAacggaataatttaaaatcaacttatCAATTTCATTAAATCGGGAGTACATAAATTACATTTCGATCAAACTATGCAACTTACTTGTGATACTAAGTAATCTAGTACAGTGCCGTCATAAATGAAGGCATCTAGGTCGCCCGTGAGCACACTTGTCACTCCAGCACTTACTGTACTTCGATTGTATCTGAAAACATTCATCACAACACTCAATATACttagcttattttatttagaaacagtCATATTGAAATGTTAAGAAGAGCATAAGTATTACTAGTATTTGACGATAGGATTCTACTCGCCCTTGCGTTAGCGAGGACGGAATacttacatttacatttaaGAGGAAGGTcccttttactaaaataatacttatttaaaaagtttatcatTAACACTTACTGAGCCATATATGCATGGGGTTCAGAGAAGTATTTGGCAAGAGTAGCGTCAGTGTGCGACCACGGCACTGTACCGAACTTCAACGGTGGGCGCTGAGTCAGCGGTCGTGATATCCGAGGATCATCGATTCCACTCAGTTCGTGAAATTCTTCTCTAGTGATCATGAAGGCAG contains:
- the ZC3H3 gene encoding zinc finger CCCH domain-containing protein 3, encoding MASYNNFVRMLEDSVVDQTKNKVYVNPNFNKPQGSKYSSSAVMHVNPKFSHLLSNVQSNAHNKPRIYVNPNFVKTNSYPDEMQIPTHNDNYFLQNTVVNQSNAYSCEDSTTETEKNQLTVPFANSRYSLVRQSTSQVTRQVPQEAVIGQVKNTIQINKYKSIPLKDIKKNLDNVKKLNKYPSIDSARSNNRVTSNKICVSSSTFSRSRLIYRNSGAKVAVDKSKIRSSIDSPGKPVLNQLRGKIKGNFKKNNIPCPLFRKFGRCLRKSRGKCEFLHDKKHVSICRKFLKGLCHDKDCLLSHDLTTKKMPTCYFYLQGNCTKSDCPYLHVKLSETVKICPDFLKGYCEKGSKCSQRHVMQNEERKGTLKRSSLTSKRNYNKVQNKTVICGDHKEKEKNTSSAPTDNNDKSDHRYYQENANDLNETETCDIIKPTRCKLGTLPSFIQL
- the LOC142978620 gene encoding tether containing UBX domain for GLUT4 gives rise to the protein MSKDIIVLTPNGRRQKIQCTPDTSFLQVLEDVCHKQGFQASDYDLKHHNHILDLTTTIRFSNLPNKAMLEMVEAEKKRKESNVTIGLQLEDGERRTAEFPPTTTLYDLVISLAPLEIGSIQQPMILYMRQEVVGETALRDKTLRQLGLIKGRAILRLLNKQEEARQANVSTVYRKSVTETKVADTKTDMAMEEPRPEQPSISGATTGDSHTKHDKPHQPDILSKFKEDARQMNKAIEEKPMEQGESSSQEPEQKVIQEAMELDCDSSTTSVTAPTQENLERRLKIEEEVTFLGSQKAIAFMQPDSSEEVFEDLPDDFYELSIEEVRRLYHDLQQNRISLENTPLSTSTQREDKNKDVLEKKLNQYKNVVVRVQFPDHIILQGIFAPTNTIEDVTNFIKEHLQTPNKDFHIFTTPLKETLEPKMTLLEARFVPCVHMHFKWLQEDKTREPYLKQEIYAKKTAPDAASILASKYRAPSRRKQEDTNTSQKSDKPSTSKGSKVPRWFKN